A region of the Bacillus sp. NP247 genome:
GGGATTGCCTTTCCTGTATTAATGCTTGGGGTATTGAAACTGATCATAGAGGTCCGTGAAAAAGGTCTTTATGTTCGTTTTGTTCCTTTTCATTTTCAATATAAACAGTACCTTTTCAAAAATATACGTCACTATGAAAGCATTACTTACAGTCCACTAAAAAGATTCGGAGGATGGGGAATTCGTTTTAACCTTAAAGGTGAAAAGGCCTATAACATGAATGGAAAGAAAGGTATAGAGTTAAAGTTGAAATATAACACAGTGGTAATCGGCACTCAAAAACCGGACGAATTAAAAAAAGCATTGGACTCGGCACAAAAAGCATAATTAAAATTAATCGTCAACAAACGGGCATCATTGTGGAATAAGAAAGGACATTACATATTAGTCATATAAAATATATAATGTCCTTGAATTTATTTGTTTTTTTAAAATTTAGGTCTTGATAATTAAGTGCTCAAAATAGATTCTCATATTTTCGCATTAAGATTATTTCAATAAAAAATATTGCTCATTTTCTGCCTTTTTAAAAACTAATTCTAACTCTTATTAAGCCTTAGAAATATCAACAAATCCTTCTCCAAATACGTCACGAACATCGTGTATAGCGATGAACGCAGCCGGATCCGTAGTTTGAACAATCCGTTTTAGCTTCACTACTTCTTGCTTATTAATAACAATATAAAGAATTTCCTTCGGAGTTTTCGTGTAATAGCCATGACCTGAGTACACGGTAACCCCTCTGCCCATTAAGGTAGTCACCTTCCCGGCAATTTCATTCGGATTATCAGAAATAATCGTAATGGCTTTCTTCGGATTTAAACCTTCAATTACAAACTCCATCACTTTCGTTGCTACATATAGCATAATAATTGTTATCATCAGTTTTTCTGCACCAATGATGAAATAAGATGAAAACGCAACAATTAAATCGAAGAACAGTAGACCGTAGCTAATGCTCCATCCTAAATATTTATGCGTCATCCTTGCTAAAATGGTAGTACCTGCTGTTGTTCCGCCAACACGAATGATTAGACCAATCCCGCATCCTATAAATATTCCTCCGAAAATGGCATTTACCAGCATTTCATCCGAAGCAATAGTCCAGCCTTCTGTCAAATGAAGAAATAGCGAGTTAGTAACTACAGCAATGATCGTATAAATTGTTGTTATCTTATTCAAAAATTTATAACCGGCTATTAACAAAATCGCATTTAAAATTAAGTTGACTAAGCCTGGTGACCACTCAAATAAATAGTAGGTAATAATCGTGATACCCGTTACTCCACCCTCACCAAACTCGTTCGGAATAACAAACAAATTCACACCTAACGCAAAAAGAAATGCACCAATAATAATAAAAATAATGTCTGTCGTTCTTTTTTTCATACAGTACCTCACTTCTTATGTAAATATTTATTCAAGTTTAAACTCCCACCATTATATCGTGGAATATTCAAATCGAACAGTGGTCTTTTTTTATTTTAATATAAGATAATAAACAAACTTTAATCCTATATCCACATGTAATTAAAACAGTAAAACAACTTTATTTATTATGTACTACAAATAAAGTTTTGATTTCACACGCAATTCACTCTTAAAAATGAATATGTACACTGACTCGCACAAACTTCGAATAAAAAACAAATATGCGAAGCCATAGAATAGACTTCGCATCAAGCATTTGATCCCAGAGATTTATATGAGATTTTATATTCATACATTCCAGAAATAAATTTACTTATCTTTCTCCATATATTTTTTAATCTTTCGTTCTTCCCACTCTTTTCCGAATATCCCAAATGGAAAAGTTGTCAAACCGTGTATAACGATACCGATCCCCCAACCTCCCAGTGGATATAAAAACCATAATTCACTTGAATCAGAGCTTATATTTATAAAAAAAAGCATTAAGTTAACTAGTATATAAACCGTTAAATGAATGTAAAACGCTTTTAAATTCTCCACCCTTTTTTTAGCTCGTAAATAAATCTCATCTCGCTCCACCCTTAAACACCTCTTCCATTATTGTATTTTTTAAACTCGCTCCGATTTAAACATCATATTCTAATCGAAAATCCCTTATTCTCAAAAAAACACAAAATAAAAAATACCCATCAAATTGTCATACACATGATAATTTGATGGGTACTGCGTGATACATTTAGTTTTTACATTTATTGTTTGGAGTAAATTGCAAATAACGACTTATACTCGCCTTATTAAGACCAAATCCAAACATCATCATTATTTTCAACGTTGTTCTTTACTTCATGAACTTTTTCAATATGATCCGTTGTGTTGTAGTTAATAGAAATTCCGCCCCAGCCCACATACTTCATATCAATTTTTACTTTCTCACCCGTATTAAATACTTGTCCCTTTGTTAAGAAAACATCAATAATAACTTTCTTACCGTTTAGCGATGGATACTCAACTACGACATATTTAGTAGAACCGTCTCCTTCATCTTCCATCGTTCCTACTTTTGATACTTCCCCAATTACATAATCAGGAGAACCGTCTTCTTTCATGTGCATACCCAATTTATTTGAAGTATTTTCAACTGTATTTGCAATCATATATTCCGTAAAATTACGCATCATAGATCCAGTAGCTTTTACTTCATCCCCTACTTTCACATTTGAAAGTGAATCAATATAAACACTAACAGGTTCTTCGTATTGCTTAGATTTAACGATAATCACACCATTATCCACTTCTACTACTCGCCCTTCTAACATCGAGAAATTTGATTCAATAGAAGCTGCACTCACTTTTGTTACTTCTAATCCTGGTAAGTTCGTTCCTGATAATGCTGCGATTCCTAAAGCACCTGCTAAAATTATTTTTTTTATACCCATATGTAACATCTCCATTCATGCTGATTTTATTTTTTGATTGGATACGACCAACCTGTAACCATTATAGTTACAGGTTAGAAGGAATAGCAACCATCTTTCTCATGCAATGTTGCATACTGTGATTTTTAAATATGAATCGATTATTCCTATATTCAACACTAATGCTAAATTCTTGAATATCAGCAGGTAAACGGATTGATGATGAAGAAAATAATGTCATGCATCATATTTTTTCAATTAATCGTAGTTCATTACATTATGTAGGAGCGGAGTTAAAATGTTAATAAAACCAAACAGATTACAGCCCGGAGATATTGTGGCAACAGTAAGCCCTTCGTGGGGAGGAGCAGGTGATTCTGAGCTAAGATGGCGTTATGAGCAAGGAGTAAGAAGATTAGAAGAAGTTTTTGGTCTTACGGTTATTCCAATGCCAAATAGTTTAAAAGGCAGCGAATATCTTTATAACAATCCAGGGGCTCGTGCAGAAGATATAATGACAGCATTTAAAGATACGCGCGTTAAAGCAATTATTG
Encoded here:
- a CDS encoding DUF6141 family protein; translation: MKQQERIIFREVQRPQQIWAWILILGIAALMWYGFIQQIILDTPFGDKPAPNGVLIALWLFFGIAFPVLMLGVLKLIIEVREKGLYVRFVPFHFQYKQYLFKNIRHYESITYSPLKRFGGWGIRFNLKGEKAYNMNGKKGIELKLKYNTVVIGTQKPDELKKALDSAQKA
- a CDS encoding YitT family protein, which codes for MKKRTTDIIFIIIGAFLFALGVNLFVIPNEFGEGGVTGITIITYYLFEWSPGLVNLILNAILLIAGYKFLNKITTIYTIIAVVTNSLFLHLTEGWTIASDEMLVNAIFGGIFIGCGIGLIIRVGGTTAGTTILARMTHKYLGWSISYGLLFFDLIVAFSSYFIIGAEKLMITIIMLYVATKVMEFVIEGLNPKKAITIISDNPNEIAGKVTTLMGRGVTVYSGHGYYTKTPKEILYIVINKQEVVKLKRIVQTTDPAAFIAIHDVRDVFGEGFVDISKA
- a CDS encoding 2TM domain-containing protein, which produces MERDEIYLRAKKRVENLKAFYIHLTVYILVNLMLFFINISSDSSELWFLYPLGGWGIGIVIHGLTTFPFGIFGKEWEERKIKKYMEKDK